From a region of the Neobacillus niacini genome:
- a CDS encoding YokU family protein, which translates to MELLCEWCGQAAEKGENTVYWELPDGTRAIQITETPAVACEDCKMVYQTDEIIKKIEDQLFLIDTKKIGKCISYEELMALPRLLKRNYFDFS; encoded by the coding sequence ATGGAATTATTATGTGAATGGTGTGGTCAGGCGGCCGAAAAAGGAGAGAATACCGTCTATTGGGAGCTGCCAGACGGCACTAGAGCGATTCAGATTACAGAAACACCGGCAGTTGCTTGCGAAGATTGTAAGATGGTATATCAAACTGATGAGATTATTAAGAAAATTGAGGATCAATTATTTTTAATTGATACAAAAAAAATAGGAAAATGTATCAGTTATGAGGAGTTAATGGCTCTTCCGAGACTTTTAAAGAGGAATTATTTTGACTTTTCATAA
- a CDS encoding AI-2E family transporter, with protein MAKKKFQYWLIQVLLILTIIWVSTKISFLFEPIGIFFSTIFFPILITGFLYFLLNPVVNFLQRHKVPRLLAIIIIYVVFILLCVLAIGNLIPAITKQFTALANELPVYADKTMKFIDSVMKSSEFKWIMDEQKDILETIQKRLIEFANTLPNTITGSITNILGVITNIAIILVTVPFLLFYMFKDGHKFPTAISKFLPTAYREEGLSILKETGETLSAYIQGQVTVALAVGTLAFIGYLIIDLPFALVMALIVAFTNIIPYIGPILGGAPAVIVALFDSPTKALLVVVVILIAQQIEGNVLSPLILGKSLDTHPATIIIILLAAGNLAGVLGMVLAIPFYAVMKTIVLNLVKFLRARKNAAKSIQTE; from the coding sequence AACTAAGATATCCTTCTTATTTGAACCAATCGGAATCTTTTTTTCAACCATCTTTTTCCCCATTCTGATTACGGGCTTTCTTTACTTTTTACTTAATCCAGTTGTTAATTTTCTACAGCGTCATAAAGTTCCCAGGCTGTTGGCCATCATTATCATCTATGTTGTCTTTATACTCCTTTGTGTACTTGCGATTGGAAACCTAATTCCTGCTATTACAAAACAATTTACCGCACTTGCTAACGAACTTCCAGTATATGCAGACAAAACCATGAAATTTATTGACAGTGTTATGAAATCATCTGAATTTAAATGGATCATGGATGAGCAAAAGGATATTCTCGAGACTATACAGAAAAGGCTTATAGAATTCGCCAATACCCTGCCAAACACGATTACCGGCAGCATTACGAACATCCTTGGTGTGATTACCAATATTGCGATTATTCTCGTTACGGTTCCTTTTTTATTGTTCTATATGTTTAAAGATGGGCACAAGTTCCCTACAGCTATCTCGAAATTTCTTCCGACTGCGTACAGGGAGGAAGGACTATCGATTCTGAAAGAGACAGGGGAGACTCTTTCTGCATATATTCAGGGACAGGTGACTGTAGCTTTGGCAGTGGGTACACTGGCATTTATCGGGTACCTCATCATTGATTTACCATTTGCACTCGTCATGGCCTTAATCGTAGCATTTACCAACATTATTCCTTATATCGGTCCAATTCTTGGAGGAGCACCAGCTGTTATTGTTGCTTTATTTGATTCACCTACGAAAGCATTATTAGTAGTTGTTGTTATTCTCATTGCGCAGCAGATTGAAGGAAATGTATTATCACCACTTATTCTTGGAAAAAGCTTAGACACCCATCCAGCAACGATTATTATCATTTTACTGGCTGCCGGAAATTTAGCCGGCGTGCTAGGAATGGTACTTGCTATTCCATTTTACGCAGTTATGAAGACCATTGTATTAAACCTGGTTAAATTTTTAAGAGCAAGAAAAAATGCTGCCAAATCCATCCAAACAGAATGA